Below is a window of Arabidopsis thaliana chromosome 2, partial sequence DNA.
ACCAACACCTTTGTTCTCCATGCTCTTTCTGCTTCACATCAGTCAAATTGCAacctatctctctctttccgacaaagaaaccctaaatatcACTGTGAAAACTAAACAAGGTGGAACAGATACTTGTGCCGGAAGATACGTGTATATGCACAATCTTCCAAGCAGATTCAACGAAGATCTGATCAAGAGCTGTGAGGCATACATCGAATTACGAAACAAATGTAAGTACCTTATTAACTCTGGCTTCGGTCCACGTATCTTGGAGGAAGATCATAACCATACCACTCGAGTCTTAACCATCGAGACCGGTTCTTGGTACTACACAAACCAATTCATGCTTGAGGTTATCTTCCGAGAGAAAATGAGACACTACGAGTGTTTGACCAACGATTCTTCCCTTTCTTCCGTGGTTTTCGTCCCGTTTTATGCTGGATTCGATGTGAGACGCTTTTGGGGATACAACGTTAAGCTGAGAGACGAACTTGGTGAAGATCTAGCTCAATGGCTTAGGGAGAGACCAGAGTGGAGGAAAATGTATGGACGAGATCATTTCTTTGTCACGGGACGGGTTGGTAGAGATTTCAGGAGGGTTACAGATCAAGATTCGGATTGGGGAAACAAACTGATGCGGTTGCCTGAATTCGAGAACATAACTATGTTATCCATTGAGACAAATTCTAGGAGTAACGAGTTTGCGGTTCCTTATCCAACTTATTTCCATCCAAAGAGCCGAACCGAGGTTAAGAGATGGCAGAGGCAAGTGACGATGATGCAGAGACGATACTTGTTCTCGTTTGTCGGAGCTAATCGGCCAAAAATGGAGGAATCTATTAGAGGTGAGATTATAAGACAGTGCCTTGCATCACAAGGAAGATGCAAATTTCTTGATTGTGACACATCGAGTAAAGACTGTAGTGATCCGGTTAAGGTAGTGGAAGTTTTTCAAGATTCGGTTTTCTGTTTACAACCACCAGGAGATACACCTACTCGGAGATCAACATTTGATTCGATTTTAGCCGGTTGTATACCGGTTTTCTTTAGCGTTGATTCGGTCTATAACCAGTACAAGTGGTATTTTCCAAAAGATCGTACCAAGTACTCGGTTTACATCGCGGAGGAAGGTGTGAAAAAGGGGAAGGTTAGTATTGAGAAGTTATTGGCTAATGTTAGTGAAGAGAAGATTTCAAGGATGAGAAATGAGGTTGAGAAGATTATACCAAAgataatttatacaaaaccgGGGGAGGTTGGACCGGAAAAGATTGAAGATGCATTTGAAATTGCAGTGGCTAGGGTGCTTGAGAGAGTGTCATTGTTCAAGATGACACGGATCTAGCAACTACATAACTATATTAAGGGGGGGGAAATATAACTTAGAAGtattatagatattttttgggGTACTAATTTGGCAAAGCAAAGTATCAAAGGATTATGCCAAGTATTATAGTTTAGTAATGATTTATGGTATTGAAAATTCGTTTCTTTACACAACAATTATTGAAATTATAGAGTATGAACAATGAATCATCGTAATTCTTTACACaacaattattgaaaattcGTTTCTTTACacaacaattattaatttaaacgattagttttcaactttttatgtACTAATTAAGATTAGAggcttttcagttttcattaCGATTTCAATCATAGTTGAGTCTGGTAGATGATCTTTAGGATATTATTCCAAGtcgttttttttggttggtttcaTCTTGAAACATAAAGTTtctatattaatattttgatgtAATCGATGTTGTTCGGAAACGATTATgtttaaagaaacaaaaatcaacatgaaaattttgacttgCAGTCGAATAACGCTTAGATCCCAATATGTTATAGTAATCTAGTAATCGTTTAAACCAAGTTAAACCATGTAttccacattttttttaaaattaacctTCTCTATATCGAACCCTGTTAAATAATTACACTTTCGCTAAGAGAATTCGCGTCAGCTAATTGTGGTAAAACAATTGACAAGATACTGGAAATCTTTGTCAGAACCAAAATTCTCTCATTAATAGATAGAAAAGCTTAACTTACCTAATCAGAATATTAAGAGGAAATTTatgtttcttaccaaaataaattcagGAAGGTAGCTTGTATTATTCACATGTACCGAAAAAGGTTAATAttgatttatagattttttttttgttatttatataaatcttccaagaaaggaaaagaataTTCTTACCGTCCATATAATAGACAAATGGTTTCACAAGACAAAAGATCTAAAATGGTCATAACctaaattgtttattttcttcccCTCTAAACATATCATGAAAATCAGTTTACACTACTTTTGGATTTGCAATCTCTTAGAACACAAAGAAATTGCCCTATATTCTAgaatattttagtaaatatatataattattaagtttCCTGGTATTCATATTATTTTCCAATTAAATTCTGTGGAATACAGTTGGGAAAGAGTTGAGATCTCTTCTTGACATATGGGAATCATCTTTGCGTGTCCATGATAGAAACTTTATAAAATCAGAGAGAAGTTTTTAGAATATAATCCATTGAATTAAATTCATAATAAATGGTCAAATATCTATTACTTCATTTGGAAAATGCAATTAAAGCGccattaaaaagaataaaatacaattattcTTCTCCTTAAGAttacatttattaattttagatCTCAAAAAGTAATACCAATGTTTTCTCACAAGtaaatgaagatgatgaaaccaGTTCCAAAGCTTTGGGTTGTCATCTCAAGTGCCTTTGTGTTCTGTCTTTTAGTTCTGTTTCAAATCAATAAATCAGATTTGATCGAAGCAAATCTCCAAATCACTCATCAAGTTAACAACTTCCTCATCTCCTTCGTTGCTTcttcaaataatcaaatcctaaatcACACCAAACATGCGAATGAGAGTGATGGAATCAGAGCGAAACagcttgaggaagaagaaacggaTACTTGCGCCGGAAGATACATCTACATGTACAATCTTCCAAGCACATTCAACGACGACATCATCAAAGAATGTCGTCCACTCATCAAATGGTTCGATATGTGTCCATTCATGGTCAATTCCGGGCTCGGTCCACAGATTTTGGTCTCCGATAAAACCACAGCTCGAGTCTTAACCGTGAAAACCGGTTCTTGGTACTCAACGAACCAATTCTTGCTTTCGGTTATCTTCCGAGAGAGGATGAAACACTACGAGTGTTTGACCAACAACTCTTCTCTAGCCTCAGCGATCTATGTCCCATACTACGCAGGATTTGATGTGAGCCGTCACCTCTGGGGATACAACGTGACGGTTAGAGACGAATTGGCGATAAAGCTGGCACAATGGCTGAGAGAGAGACCTGAATGGGGGAAGATGTACGGCCGAGATCACTTCTTTGTGACCGGACGGATTGGTTGGGATTTCAGGAGGTTTCACGATGAAGATTCAGATTGGGGAAGCAAACTGATGCTATTACCTGAATTCTCGAATCTGACAATGTTAGGTATCGAAACGACTGCTTGGGCTAACGAATTTGCGATTCCTTATCCTACTTATTTCCATCCAAAGAGCTTAACAGAGATTTGGAGATGgcagaagaaagtgaagagtGTGAAGAGGAAGTATTTGTTTTCGTTTGTTGGAGGTCCAAGACCTAAATTGGATGGATCTATTAGGGGAGAGATTATAAAGCAGTGCCTTGCATCTCACGGTAAATGCAACTTTCTTAACTGCTTTGTTAATGACTGCGATAATCCGGTTAAGATAATGAAGGTGTTTGAAAATTCTGTCTTCTGTTTACAACCTTCGGGAGATTCGTACACTCGGAGATCGATATTCGATTCGATTCTGGCGGGTTGTATACCGGTTTTCTTCAGCCCAGGTTCGGGTTACAACCAATATATTTGGTATTTTCCAAAGGATTATACCAAGTACTCGGTTTACATACCAGAGAATGAAATGAGAAATGGAACGGTTAGTCTCAAGAATATTTTGGGTATGATCGCTAAGGAGAGGATTTTGAGGATGAGAAAAGAGGTTGTGAAGATTataccaaaaatcatatataataaaccaGGGTTTGGACCGGAGAAGATTGAAGATGCGTTTGACATTGCAGTGGATAGGATGCTTGAGAGGGTAGCAATGGTTAAGAGGATGATGGAAGAAGGGAAAGATGTTCAAAGTCAGTATTATTCACAGACAAAGGATTTGAAAAAACTTGAgattatacatgaaaaaactGCTTAAGCCTTAAGACATTGTTAATGAATGCACATTCAGTATTTATAGCATGTTGAATCACATTTCAGATACATTTTGGAATTGTAAGTAAATCAatcgattttgttttacaaGGATgcataaattacaaatttctctctttctcgttcCTTAAGATGTGGAGCAACCAAAAACTATATGAATATGATCTCTCGAAAGAAACTTAATTTCGaatactatataataaatgGATTTTGATGTATGAATGAGAATGTTTTGAAACTATGACAAGAGAATTTGACTTTTCGTTATCAAGAATTTGGATGGCTAAATTAGATATGGAAGTtaacatacacataaaaagTTAGCTGAATGTTAAACTGTAGTCTATTCGAAATATGAAGTTTAAAGTAGAATGTGAATGGTAAATGTTAAAGTTAAATTAAGATACATAATAATTGGTTCAAACTTGAGATAACCAGGACGAAATAATTGGTTTGGTACAAAGTACAAAACAACTTTGGTTAAAGGAATCATACTTTCCACGAGGAATCGCCAGTTCGCCACCAGTTGGCCGGATCGAACGGTGCCTACTGCTTAACCCGGTCTTTAGATAATACCCACCTGTTAAGTCATTCGGGTCATCTCTGACCCGGAAGTttctaatctctctctctttcctaaAGTaacaaactttaaattttctgCAAAATCGAACAACGAATCATCAGCCCGAGAAGCTTCTTCAATCCTGTAAATTTTTCATTCTACGTACCAATCTCTCATTTCCCAGATTCGTTTCTTGCTTCCATTGCTCTTCCTTTGTACCAATCATCATCTCCAGGTGATCggtttattaaaaattagggtttttgattgtTCTAATCCGATCTCTCGGTTCCTTTAagattgatgatgaatttCGAAGCGTGATATGAAAAGATCTGAAGACTTGATGTCAGAACTTGCGTTGCGTGGGTTCCGAGATAATTGTTGATGGAAAGAGTATCAGAGCGAAGTTTGTCAGAAAATTTGAGAAGAAGCGATCGAGAAGATGGGAAGATTATAGAATGGGAAGAATTCGACCATGAGCTTACGAGGTTATGGAGTCTTTCTTCTGCTATGAAATTAGCCACAGAGAGGAAACAAATCCTGCAACCGAAACTTGAGTCTCTTATTCAGGTTTTTCTCTTACTcatgtgttttcttttgggcATGTCTGAATTTGATTCATTTCTGAGTGTAAAGCATAGATTTTTATTAGTGGCATTGTCTTAAGGGTGGATGAAGATagctagaagaagaaactctattcaaagaaaatttatgCTTTCTTATTGTGTTGGTTAGGAATGTGTTGTTTAGTCTTATTATTCTTGCTTATCTCTTACTTTATCTACTCGATGAGCTTTAATTGATTAGCCCGCGGATTAGCGGGCGGCAAAATTTCGGGCAGGTTAGTACTGAATCATTGAGACGCACTAATGAACTTGAAGAAATGCGTCAGAGGCTTGAAGCAAGAAAATTGTTGGTGGACAAGACATCAGTTGCTTGCAAAGTTACTGAGCAGgatgttaaaaagaaagaggagaatCTTAGTACAGAAGTGAGGTCTTTGCTAGTAGGCGGAACAACTCTTTCGATCGCTAAAAGCAAATTGCAGGTATTACCTCATTCAGTGCAGAATTATCTTATTAGGAAGCAAGGTGCATCAGTTTTGCATATCCTGGTGTTTGGCTATTTCAAATTAGTTGTTTCCCCATGTTCTCTTGGCCTCTTCTTTGGCAGGAGTACAGTTTATTTTACGacttactttttcttcttctaactgTATTTTAGTTCTAGTATGAATTATTTGATAGCTGTTTCTTTAAAGAAGGAAAGCTAATTTTCTTCAGTATATTCTCCATTCTATGAACAATTTGTGAATGATTGAATCATAGATACACtgttttaacttatttttctcttttcatagGAATCAAACTGCCAACTAGAAGGAGAAAGTGGTTATGCACATTTAAAGATTGTAACGAATAAGCTGAGAAAGAGGCAGCAGTTCATGGTATCTCAAGTTTCATTTATCTATCCCTTGAAGATTGAAGCTGGACCTTCACAAGACCAAGAACTGGAATCATTTCCTGGTGGCAGTAGATTAGGTCAGTTAAGTCTAAAATCttataagaattaagaatGTAGCCTTTGATGAGAACGAGACCTAACTCCTTAACATCTTTCAGTGCATGCCTTTATCTTTACTTCATTCAGTCTGATATTGATATCAGGACTAACTTTGCCTTTGTTGTCGTAAGTGTTTACAGAAAGTTTTTAATTGCAGCATCTACCTTCTTGACATGTTTATATCTATGGCTTTTGTAGGAACTAAGCCTCTGAGTCAAGGATCTGTGAGAATTCTGGGGTTGCCTTTTAGTATGGCCCCGTTTACAAAGATGAGCTTCTTCACCGACAAGAAAGAAGTTCAGAAGTCTGCAACTGCCCTAGGATATGTAGCCCATGTATGTTCCGTCCTCTTTTTCCTTACTGATTTATGCATTAAAACTTGCTTTATACTTCCATATCTATTGTGCGGCCTTAAATCTCTTGGCTTGGATTTCAGGAATCACTGCTAATGAATTCAAACAAAcgaattttgtttggtttaaattCTTGATAGAAAGTATTAATGGCTTCCTGCTTGGCTTTTGCAGGCCGTGTCACTAATAGCTCCTTACTTGAGAGTGCCAATTCGTTATCCTTTGTGCCTGGGGGGTTCCAAAACATACATTCGAGACTATGCACCTTACATTGAGCCTTCACCATCAGACATGTCTCCGATTACCACGCTTTCCCAAAATATTAACTTTGTAgagtttcctctgtttctggaTGGTCAAGATACAACACGAGCTGCCTATGCTGTCTTCTTACTAAACAAGGTTagttagagattttttttggttttgctctTCTCCCTGATACTTGAAACAGTAGCTTGCCTCTCCTCTCATCTAATCATAGTCATCGTATCACAGAACATCGAGCAACTCTTGAACTTTGTGGGGGAAAATAGTCTAGGACCACGTCAGGTTCTAGCAAACCTGAAGGAGCTAATTCGAATCATCCAATCTCCAGATTATATCGATTATttatgacgatgatgatgatgacgacgaaaataatgacgatgatgaagatatcAATCCATTCCTTCTCACACATCTTCCAGAGTTCCAGTGTCTCTTCTTGTTTATTGAATCATCTCAAGTCAGACACTTTGTGGAGGTAAAAAAGTacaaataattgattttgttagaGAAATTTTAGACATGGAAATTCTCTTTAGGATGAGACTCCTCCTCTCTAGATgtgatgtttttggtttggagaGACCGACGATAAACGAAAGCTTAGTCTATTATACAGTTCTTTCTTAAGTTCTAACAGCtgtattagtttttttgtttccctttaTCTTTTTGTGCTAGTTGTACCATTTGaaatatgtttgaatttgtaaCAATGAGCCTGTTGTTGAGTCAGTACAATTTTCAACGTACTGTTGGAATACGAAACGTGTGAACTGTggagtgatgatgattcaaaggcgagaaaacaaaagaccaCCACCAAGGGTAAAATGGGAAACTCAATAAGTAAAAATGGACCAATAGGAGTGTTTGACGAGGATTGTACTTTAATGTTCGTTCAAAGCTCTTTTAACTTTTCCCATCATCTCTTTCTCAcctcctcctctctctttctctctctttctctctctgaaCCCAGAAGaaacctcaaaaaaaaaaaggtttctcAAAACAACAATGGTGAGTTCCACAGACACAATCTCTGCTTCATTTGTATCAAAGAAGTCTCGATCTCCTGAAACATCACCCCATATGAAAGTCACTCTCAAGGTCAAGAACCAACAGGGAGCAGAGGATTTGTATAAAATTGGAACTCATGCACATCTAAAGAAACTAATGAGTGCTTACTGTACGAAGAGAAACTTAGATTACAGTTCTGTCCGATTCGTCTACAATGGTAGAGAAATCAAAGCTCGACAGACTCCTGCTCAGGTCTCTCTcatctttagtttcttctgatttttgtttatattattatgtatcTACAACAACACTGTTGGTCACTGTTAActttcatttacttttttgttcCAACAGCTGcacatggaagaagaagatgagatctGTATGGTCATGGAACTTGGTGGTGGCGGTCCTTACACTCCTTGAGATCTCGCCGgagtttcttcaaaattttcccgATTTGTTCGCGGGATAAACAGATTAGGCTTTCTAAAGAACtttagttatttttcttaattactcTTTTAGTTTCAATGTTGCATCTTAAGTCTCTCTTAACGTTGTTGTTAATTCGTACTAATATTTTCCAAGGAAATTAGTTAATGTTTTTCTCTCGGTAATTGGTAAATAATCTGAGAACCGGAATATCGAGAAAGCGTCCACCGGTTCACAGAGTTAACCGGGAAATAATCGGAATTGATATTACCTTCCTGTAAATAACCAATTTTCTGTGGTAAAGAGTTTACTATCTTAAGATTTCATGTTAAGATTTCATTCCAAACAGAGtttattatcttcttgtttttttttttggtctaatagagtttattatcttcttcgctgcaacaaaacatttatgtGAAAATGGTGGTAAAATATACAATGTCGATGTCCTTTTTCGTCATTTTCGCTTCTACTGTTACTATCATCGTTCATGGTTTCCCATCGACACTCGACGGTCCGCTTAACCCCGTTACTGCTCCACTCGACCCGAATCTTAACCCGATTGCATTCGACTTACCAGAATCCGACCCGAGTTTCGTAAAACCCATTTCGGAGTTTCTTCTTCCCGAACAgatctctgtctctctctcttacagCTTTGACTCCGTCTGGATTTCTTGGGTCACAGGTCTCTATTTGTCTCTTCAACTTTCTTTACCTTTcggaaaaaacaattttttttactacaaAAGTcttgaaatattattaaattctCAAAATTGGACTTATTTATGTTTACAAAAATGTGGAATGTGTGATTAGTTTATCTTGAAAGTACATAAAGGTTTAATCTTTTTGAGCCAAGAGCTGGATCTACTTAAGAAGCTTCATCAAGATTTTTGCTTAAATATTCATCCTTTAAGTTAACTATTTGCATTTGTCTGAACTCTGAAGCATGGTTGTTGTATTATATACTACAGGGGAATACCAAATTGGTGAAAAAGATTCTGCACCTCTGGATCCTAATTGTGTGCAAAGCATAGTTCAATACCGTGAATTCGATGTTCGTCGTACTAGGAAGCAAAATGCAACAGGCCATTCTATTGTTTATAACCAACAGTATTCTTCTGAGAATGGTTTCATGAACTATACTTCAGGCATCATTCACCATGTTCAACTCACAGGTCTTAAACCAAACACATTGTACCGATACCAATGCGGAGACCCGTCTTTATCAGCAATGAGCAAAGAGTATTACTTCAGGACAATGCCTAAGTCTACATCAGAGAATTATCCACACAGAATCGTTGTGGCTGGAGATTTGGGTCTTACTTACAACACATCAACTGTTTTGGGGCATATTCTGTCTAACCATCCAGATCTTGTGGTTTTACTTGGAGGATTCAGCTACGCTGATACTTATCTTGCGAATAAGACTAAACTAGATTGTAGTTCTTGTCATTGTGACCAAAATGGAACTAGTTCTGATTGTGGTTCTTGTTATTCTAGTGGAGAAACTTATCAGCCTCGCTGGGATTATTGGGGAAGgtaaaagaagattcttctctAGTGATTGTGAATCCTTTGATGGttttaaacactaaattaTTGGGGGCTTTGTCTTTGATGACAGGTTCATGGAGCCACTCACGGCTAATGTTCCAACCATGATGGTAGCAGGGGAGCACGAGATTGAGCCGCAGACCGAGAATAATCTGACATTCGCTGCATACAGTTCAAGATTCGCATTCCCTTCAAACGAAAGCGGTTCTTTCTCACCATTATACTATTCTTTCAACGCGGGAGGAGCTCATTTCATAGTGCTCAATTCATA
It encodes the following:
- the GT13 gene encoding galactosyltransferase 13 (galactosyltransferase 13 (GT13); FUNCTIONS IN: catalytic activity; INVOLVED IN: biological_process unknown; LOCATED IN: membrane; CONTAINS InterPro DOMAIN/s: Exostosin-like (InterPro:IPR004263); BEST Arabidopsis thaliana protein match is: Exostosin family protein (TAIR:AT2G32750.1); Has 586 Blast hits to 585 proteins in 27 species: Archae - 0; Bacteria - 0; Metazoa - 6; Fungi - 4; Plants - 557; Viruses - 0; Other Eukaryotes - 19 (source: NCBI BLink).), whose product is MDKFNPKKEKTVKKRALKVLTEISPTPLFSMLFLLHISQIATYLSLSDKETLNITVKTKQGGTDTCAGRYVYMHNLPSRFNEDLIKSCEAYIELRNKCKYLINSGFGPRILEEDHNHTTRVLTIETGSWYYTNQFMLEVIFREKMRHYECLTNDSSLSSVVFVPFYAGFDVRRFWGYNVKLRDELGEDLAQWLRERPEWRKMYGRDHFFVTGRVGRDFRRVTDQDSDWGNKLMRLPEFENITMLSIETNSRSNEFAVPYPTYFHPKSRTEVKRWQRQVTMMQRRYLFSFVGANRPKMEESIRGEIIRQCLASQGRCKFLDCDTSSKDCSDPVKVVEVFQDSVFCLQPPGDTPTRRSTFDSILAGCIPVFFSVDSVYNQYKWYFPKDRTKYSVYIAEEGVKKGKVSIEKLLANVSEEKISRMRNEVEKIIPKIIYTKPGEVGPEKIEDAFEIAVARVLERVSLFKMTRI
- a CDS encoding Exostosin family protein, which codes for MKMMKPVPKLWVVISSAFVFCLLVLFQINKSDLIEANLQITHQVNNFLISFVASSNNQILNHTKHANESDGIRAKQLEEEETDTCAGRYIYMYNLPSTFNDDIIKECRPLIKWFDMCPFMVNSGLGPQILVSDKTTARVLTVKTGSWYSTNQFLLSVIFRERMKHYECLTNNSSLASAIYVPYYAGFDVSRHLWGYNVTVRDELAIKLAQWLRERPEWGKMYGRDHFFVTGRIGWDFRRFHDEDSDWGSKLMLLPEFSNLTMLGIETTAWANEFAIPYPTYFHPKSLTEIWRWQKKVKSVKRKYLFSFVGGPRPKLDGSIRGEIIKQCLASHGKCNFLNCFVNDCDNPVKIMKVFENSVFCLQPSGDSYTRRSIFDSILAGCIPVFFSPGSGYNQYIWYFPKDYTKYSVYIPENEMRNGTVSLKNILGMIAKERILRMRKEVVKIIPKIIYNKPGFGPEKIEDAFDIAVDRMLERVAMVKRMMEEGKDVQSQYYSQTKDLKKLEIIHEKTA
- a CDS encoding Exostosin family protein (Exostosin family protein; FUNCTIONS IN: catalytic activity; INVOLVED IN: biological_process unknown; LOCATED IN: endomembrane system, membrane; EXPRESSED IN: flower; EXPRESSED DURING: petal differentiation and expansion stage; CONTAINS InterPro DOMAIN/s: Exostosin-like (InterPro:IPR004263); BEST Arabidopsis thaliana protein match is: galactosyltransferase 13 (TAIR:AT2G32740.1); Has 675 Blast hits to 673 proteins in 35 species: Archae - 0; Bacteria - 0; Metazoa - 6; Fungi - 4; Plants - 651; Viruses - 0; Other Eukaryotes - 14 (source: NCBI BLink).), which produces MMKPVPKLWVVISSAFVFCLLVLFQINKSDLIEANLQITHQVNNFLISFVASSNNQILNHTKHANESDGIRAKQLEEEETDTCAGRYIYMYNLPSTFNDDIIKECRPLIKWFDMCPFMVNSGLGPQILVSDKTTARVLTVKTGSWYSTNQFLLSVIFRERMKHYECLTNNSSLASAIYVPYYAGFDVSRHLWGYNVTVRDELAIKLAQWLRERPEWGKMYGRDHFFVTGRIGWDFRRFHDEDSDWGSKLMLLPEFSNLTMLGIETTAWANEFAIPYPTYFHPKSLTEIWRWQKKVKSVKRKYLFSFVGGPRPKLDGSIRGEIIKQCLASHGKCNFLNCFVNDCDNPVKIMKVFENSVFCLQPSGDSYTRRSIFDSILAGCIPVFFSPGSGYNQYIWYFPKDYTKYSVYIPENEMRNGTVSLKNILGMIAKERILRMRKEVVKIIPKIIYNKPGFGPEKIEDAFDIAVDRMLERVAMVKRMMEEGKDVQSQYYSQTKDLKKLEIIHEKTA
- a CDS encoding UV radiation resistance-associated protein (unknown protein; Has 229 Blast hits to 229 proteins in 104 species: Archae - 0; Bacteria - 2; Metazoa - 79; Fungi - 90; Plants - 49; Viruses - 0; Other Eukaryotes - 9 (source: NCBI BLink).), with the protein product MERVSERSLSENLRRSDREDGKIIEWEEFDHELTRLWSLSSAMKLATERKQILQPKLESLIQVSTESLRRTNELEEMRQRLEARKLLVDKTSVACKVTEQDVKKKEENLSTEVRSLLVGGTTLSIAKSKLQESNCQLEGESGYAHLKIVTNKLRKRQQFMVSQVSFIYPLKIEAGPSQDQELESFPGGSRLGTKPLSQGSVRILGLPFSMAPFTKMSFFTDKKEVQKSATALGYVAHAVSLIAPYLRVPIRYPLCLGGSKTYIRDYAPYIEPSPSDMSPITTLSQNINFVEFPLFLDGQDTTRAAYAVFLLNKNIEQLLNFVGENSLGPRQVLANLKELIRIIQSPDYIDYL
- a CDS encoding UV radiation resistance-associated protein (unknown protein; Has 35333 Blast hits to 34131 proteins in 2444 species: Archae - 798; Bacteria - 22429; Metazoa - 974; Fungi - 991; Plants - 531; Viruses - 0; Other Eukaryotes - 9610 (source: NCBI BLink).); protein product: MRQRLEARKLLVDKTSVACKVTEQDVKKKEENLSTEVRSLLVGGTTLSIAKSKLQESNCQLEGESGYAHLKIVTNKLRKRQQFMVSQVSFIYPLKIEAGPSQDQELESFPGGSRLGTKPLSQGSVRILGLPFSMAPFTKMSFFTDKKEVQKSATALGYVAHAVSLIAPYLRVPIRYPLCLGGSKTYIRDYAPYIEPSPSDMSPITTLSQNINFVEFPLFLDGQDTTRAAYAVFLLNKNIEQLLNFVGENSLGPRQVLANLKELIRIIQSPDYIDYL
- the SUMO5 gene encoding small ubiquitinrelated modifier 5 (small ubiquitinrelated modifier 5 (SUMO5); FUNCTIONS IN: protein tag; LOCATED IN: chloroplast; EXPRESSED IN: 18 plant structures; EXPRESSED DURING: 13 growth stages; CONTAINS InterPro DOMAIN/s: Ubiquitin (InterPro:IPR000626), Ubiquitin supergroup (InterPro:IPR019955); BEST Arabidopsis thaliana protein match is: small ubiquitin-like modifier 2 (TAIR:AT5G55160.1); Has 967 Blast hits to 966 proteins in 223 species: Archae - 0; Bacteria - 0; Metazoa - 573; Fungi - 118; Plants - 165; Viruses - 1; Other Eukaryotes - 110 (source: NCBI BLink).), translated to MVSSTDTISASFVSKKSRSPETSPHMKVTLKVKNQQGAEDLYKIGTHAHLKKLMSAYCTKRNLDYSSVRFVYNGREIKARQTPAQLHMEEEDEICMVMELGGGGPYTP